The Lycium ferocissimum isolate CSIRO_LF1 chromosome 1, AGI_CSIRO_Lferr_CH_V1, whole genome shotgun sequence genome includes a region encoding these proteins:
- the LOC132057513 gene encoding protein C2-DOMAIN ABA-RELATED 10-like isoform X1, whose amino-acid sequence MLGLVKIRVCKGINLPVRDSISSDPYVAITMADQRVKTSVKKNSCNPVWNEELTVALKDPNIPIVLSVYDKDTFTRDDKMGVAEIDINPYLEALKMGLQDLPNGVKVDRVQPSKDNCLASESCIVWENGKMIQDMILRLRDVECGEVEVQIEMIPKCLPK is encoded by the exons ATGCTTGGTCTTGTGAAAATCAGGGTGTGCAAAGGCATCAATCTGCCAGTTAGGGACTCAATTAGCAGTGACCCTTATGTTGCTATCACCATGGCTGACCAG AGAGTGAAGACCAGTGTTAAAAAGAACAGCTGCAACCCTGTTTGGAATGAGGAATTGACTGTTGCATTGAAGGACCCAAACATTCCAATTGTTCTT AGTGTGTACGACAAAGATACATTCACCAGAGATGACAAGATGGGTGTAGCAGAGATAGACATTAATCCATACCTGGAAGCTCTGAAGATGGGCTTACAAGACCTCCCAAATGGGGTCAAAGTTGATAGAGTTCAGCCAAGCAAGGACAACTGCCTAGCATCTGAGAGCTGCATTGTCTGGGAGAATGGCAAGATGATCCAAGACATGATCCTTAGATTGCGAGATGTGGAATGTGGTGAAGTAGAGGTCCAAATTGAAATGATCCCTAAATGTCTCCCCAAGTGA
- the LOC132057513 gene encoding protein C2-DOMAIN ABA-RELATED 10-like isoform X2 gives MEILGLLKIRVLRGINLARVKTSVKKNSCNPVWNEELTVALKDPNIPIVLSVYDKDTFTRDDKMGVAEIDINPYLEALKMGLQDLPNGVKVDRVQPSKDNCLASESCIVWENGKMIQDMILRLRDVECGEVEVQIEMIPKCLPK, from the exons atggaAATTCTGGGGCTTCTGAAAATTCGGGTTCTCAGAGGAATCAATCTGGCA AGAGTGAAGACCAGTGTTAAAAAGAACAGCTGCAACCCTGTTTGGAATGAGGAATTGACTGTTGCATTGAAGGACCCAAACATTCCAATTGTTCTT AGTGTGTACGACAAAGATACATTCACCAGAGATGACAAGATGGGTGTAGCAGAGATAGACATTAATCCATACCTGGAAGCTCTGAAGATGGGCTTACAAGACCTCCCAAATGGGGTCAAAGTTGATAGAGTTCAGCCAAGCAAGGACAACTGCCTAGCATCTGAGAGCTGCATTGTCTGGGAGAATGGCAAGATGATCCAAGACATGATCCTTAGATTGCGAGATGTGGAATGTGGTGAAGTAGAGGTCCAAATTGAAATGATCCCTAAATGTCTCCCCAAGTGA